The following proteins come from a genomic window of Tepidiforma thermophila:
- a CDS encoding glycosyltransferase family 4 protein, whose amino-acid sequence MILFITRKYPPAIGGMEEFSRQLTAAYPGPARLCALRRGQRWLPLFLLTAAVQCAAARGRVSAIHLGDGLLALAAPVFEALADAPAVVTVHGQDVTRPFPGYGGLVRMALRRLGPRRVVAVSSYTAGEVLRRCGFRPRVILNGVDVDRFAAIQRAPDPAAARAALGLPRQGPLIVSVGRLVERKGIAWFARQVLPLLPRDVVFAVAGDGPELPRLRAIAAAEPRLVLLGALPDPAVDRLYACADLFVAPNVPVPGRPEGFGIAPAEAAAAGLAVLVAALEGLVDMASVSGATLVQPGDPRAWAAAVSSALAAPPRSRPRVRSWADVAADYARLFESVAAEARRASPRPIRPAPK is encoded by the coding sequence GTGATCCTCTTCATCACCCGCAAGTACCCGCCCGCCATCGGCGGTATGGAGGAGTTCTCCCGCCAGCTCACCGCCGCGTACCCCGGCCCGGCCCGCCTGTGCGCGCTCCGCCGCGGCCAGCGCTGGCTCCCCCTCTTCCTGCTGACCGCCGCCGTCCAGTGCGCTGCTGCCCGCGGCCGCGTCTCCGCCATCCACCTCGGCGATGGCCTGCTCGCTCTCGCCGCCCCCGTGTTCGAAGCGCTCGCCGATGCCCCCGCAGTCGTTACCGTCCACGGCCAGGACGTCACCCGCCCCTTCCCCGGTTACGGCGGCCTCGTCCGCATGGCCCTCCGCCGCCTGGGCCCCCGCCGCGTCGTCGCCGTCAGTTCCTACACGGCCGGCGAAGTCCTCCGCCGCTGCGGCTTCCGTCCGCGCGTCATCCTCAACGGCGTCGATGTCGACCGCTTCGCCGCCATCCAGCGCGCACCGGACCCGGCAGCGGCCCGGGCGGCCCTCGGCCTCCCGCGCCAGGGGCCGCTCATTGTCAGCGTCGGCCGCCTTGTCGAGCGCAAAGGCATCGCCTGGTTTGCCAGGCAGGTGCTCCCGCTCCTCCCCCGCGATGTCGTCTTCGCCGTCGCCGGCGACGGCCCGGAGCTCCCCCGCCTCCGCGCCATCGCTGCCGCCGAGCCGCGCCTCGTGCTCCTCGGCGCCCTGCCGGACCCCGCCGTCGACCGCCTCTACGCCTGCGCCGACCTCTTCGTCGCGCCGAACGTCCCCGTCCCCGGGCGCCCCGAGGGATTCGGCATCGCCCCCGCCGAAGCCGCGGCCGCCGGCCTGGCTGTGCTCGTCGCCGCACTCGAAGGTCTCGTCGACATGGCCAGCGTGAGCGGCGCCACCCTCGTCCAGCCGGGCGACCCTCGCGCCTGGGCCGCCGCCGTCTCCAGCGCCCTCGCCGCGCCTCCCCGCTCCCGGCCCCGCGTCCGCTCCTGGGCCGATGTTGCCGCCGACTACGCCCGCCTGTTCGAAAGTGTCGCCGCCGAAGCCCGCCGCGCCAGCCCGCGCCCAATCCGGCCCGCCCCGAAGTAA